One genomic segment of Solanum stenotomum isolate F172 unplaced genomic scaffold, ASM1918654v1 scaffold37910, whole genome shotgun sequence includes these proteins:
- the LOC125852636 gene encoding feruloyl CoA ortho-hydroxylase F6H1-1-like, whose translation MGTMAININYYPPCPNPSITIGCRRHCDVSCITLLLQDDTGGLYVRGTKGDNWIHVNPIKGALAVNIGDSLQIMSNDRYKSIEHCAAVDSSRARISVPLFVNPSLDNVIGPFPQMLKDGEKPVYKHVLFSDYWDYFFSKRPSGKASLDFAKI comes from the coding sequence ATGGGAACTATGGCTATCAACATAAACTACTATCCACCATGCCCAAATCCAAGTATCACCATTGGTTGTCGCCGACACTGCGATGTGTCCTGCATCACTCTGCTCCTCCAGGACGACACGGGAGGCCTATATGTCCGAGGGACTAAAGGCGATAACTGGATCCACGTAAATCCAATCAAAGGCGCCTTAGCAGTTAACATAGGTGACTCGTTACAGATTATGAGCAACGATCGATACAAGAGTATCGAGCATTGTGCAGCAGTTGATTCAAGCAGGGCTCGAATATCTGTACCGCTATTTGTGAATCCTAGCCTTGACAATGTCATTGGTCCATTCCCACAAATGCTGAAAGATGGAGAAAAACCAGTGTACAAACACGTCTTGTTTTCTGATTATTGGGATTATTTCTTCAGTAAAAGGCCTTCTGGTAAAGCATCACTAGATTTTGCTAAAATTTGA